One window from the genome of Pseudalkalibacillus hwajinpoensis encodes:
- the betB gene encoding betaine-aldehyde dehydrogenase, with product MNLKLQQYINGKWVEANSGNTRTIINPFNQEVIASVPEGDESDAKAAIAAAREAFDNGEWASTPATERGAIVRKIAEFIERDKEELAHLESLDTGKTVEESRGDMDDIAGVFRYFAELADKDGGELIDSPVPNSISKVVREPVGVCGQITPWNYPLLQASWKLAPALATGNTLIIKPSEITPLTHIKVFELMEEAGVPAGVANLVLGAGDTIGAELSSNTDVDLISFTGGIVTGKKIMQAASVNVKKLALELGGKNPNVIFADADFDIAVDQALNGVFFHAGQICSAGTRLIVEESIHDKFVNALVERVKKFKLGSGFNEDTQMGPLISAEHLAKVEKYVEAGVQEGATVAVGGKRPEDPELQKGFFYLPTIFTDCTTDMSVVQDEGFGPIITVEKFRTEEEAVNLSNDSIYGLAGGVFTNDIAKAERCAAKMRMGTVWINEFNLYFPHAPWGGYKQSGIGRELGKLGMEEYTETKHIFQNLKPETLNWF from the coding sequence ATGAATCTAAAACTACAACAATACATAAATGGTAAATGGGTAGAAGCGAACTCGGGGAATACACGTACAATTATTAATCCATTTAATCAGGAAGTGATTGCTAGTGTTCCGGAAGGCGATGAATCAGATGCAAAAGCAGCGATCGCTGCAGCAAGAGAAGCGTTTGATAACGGAGAATGGGCTTCTACACCAGCAACTGAGCGAGGGGCTATCGTAAGGAAAATTGCTGAATTTATTGAAAGAGACAAAGAAGAACTAGCTCACTTAGAATCGTTGGATACAGGTAAAACAGTAGAAGAAAGCCGTGGAGACATGGATGATATCGCTGGAGTATTTCGTTATTTTGCTGAACTAGCAGATAAAGATGGAGGAGAGCTAATCGATTCTCCAGTACCTAACTCGATCAGTAAAGTGGTCCGTGAACCAGTTGGTGTTTGTGGCCAAATTACTCCTTGGAATTATCCTCTCCTTCAAGCGTCCTGGAAACTAGCTCCTGCGCTTGCGACTGGTAATACGTTGATCATAAAGCCAAGTGAAATTACACCGCTTACTCATATAAAAGTATTTGAACTGATGGAAGAGGCGGGAGTGCCTGCCGGTGTTGCAAACCTGGTTCTTGGAGCTGGCGATACAATTGGCGCAGAGCTGTCCAGTAACACGGATGTAGACCTTATTTCATTCACAGGCGGCATTGTGACCGGAAAGAAAATTATGCAAGCTGCAAGCGTGAATGTGAAGAAACTTGCACTTGAGCTTGGCGGGAAAAACCCGAATGTTATTTTCGCTGATGCTGATTTTGATATTGCAGTGGATCAAGCGTTAAACGGAGTATTCTTCCACGCAGGACAAATTTGTTCCGCTGGTACAAGACTGATTGTAGAAGAAAGCATTCACGATAAGTTCGTTAACGCGCTTGTTGAGCGAGTGAAGAAATTCAAACTAGGAAGCGGATTTAATGAAGATACTCAAATGGGTCCTCTTATTTCAGCAGAACACCTTGCGAAAGTAGAAAAGTATGTAGAAGCAGGGGTTCAAGAAGGTGCTACAGTAGCAGTCGGCGGCAAACGCCCAGAAGATCCTGAATTGCAAAAAGGCTTCTTCTACTTGCCTACGATCTTCACAGATTGCACAACAGACATGAGTGTTGTACAAGATGAAGGCTTTGGTCCGATTATTACGGTTGAGAAATTCCGTACAGAAGAAGAAGCGGTCAACCTATCGAATGACTCGATCTACGGACTTGCTGGCGGCGTCTTTACAAACGATATTGCAAAAGCTGAACGCTGTGCAGCGAAAATGCGCATGGGTACTGTGTGGATCAATGAATTCAACCTTTATTTCCCACACGCACCGTGGGGTGGATATAAGCAATCTGGTATTGGGCGCGAACTAGGTAAATTAGGTATGGAAGAATATACAGAAACAAAGCATATCTTCCAAAACCTTAAGCCTGAAACGTTGAACTGGTTCTAA
- a CDS encoding DegV family protein gives MRRIILSTESGADVPGDLAEKYDIQVVPMHIIMDGMDYLDGSLPVQDIYDYYERTKKIPSTTSTNAHEYQEFFATIRENSPDCIIVHIGYTSKASSSFQNAVIAAEEFEDIFLIDALNVTGGLAAIVLYGAKVLEKEPSIEAERLVEKIETIVPKSRLAFIPGSLDFLKAGGRVSNMASLIGALLKIKPCIELKDGKLMSTKKYRGKMSGASEKLLRDYLNEFNIDREQLYFIYSIGLDEKIKQRVDEVAKENGYQNIRWIQAGGMISTHSGAGGFGIAGIEEGRF, from the coding sequence ATGCGAAGGATTATCTTATCCACCGAAAGCGGTGCCGACGTACCGGGTGATTTAGCTGAAAAGTACGATATTCAAGTCGTTCCCATGCACATCATTATGGATGGTATGGATTATTTAGACGGTTCATTGCCGGTCCAGGATATTTATGACTATTACGAACGCACGAAGAAAATCCCTTCTACTACCTCTACAAATGCTCATGAGTATCAGGAGTTTTTTGCGACGATAAGAGAAAATTCCCCAGATTGCATTATTGTACATATTGGTTATACATCAAAAGCGTCCTCTTCTTTTCAAAATGCTGTCATTGCTGCGGAAGAATTTGAAGACATTTTTCTCATTGATGCTTTGAACGTTACTGGAGGATTAGCTGCGATCGTATTGTATGGCGCTAAGGTTTTAGAAAAGGAACCTAGTATTGAAGCGGAACGATTAGTTGAAAAAATAGAGACAATTGTTCCTAAATCAAGACTGGCTTTCATCCCAGGCAGCCTTGATTTTCTTAAAGCGGGAGGACGGGTAAGCAATATGGCTTCACTGATTGGAGCTTTGTTGAAAATAAAGCCATGCATCGAGTTGAAGGATGGAAAGCTGATGTCTACAAAGAAGTACCGCGGGAAAATGAGTGGAGCTAGTGAAAAACTTTTGAGAGATTACTTAAATGAATTCAACATCGATCGAGAGCAGCTTTATTTTATCTATTCGATCGGTCTCGATGAAAAGATCAAGCAGCGGGTGGATGAGGTTGCTAAAGAAAACGGTTATCAAAACATAAGGTGGATCCAAGCGGGCGGTATGATTTCGACTCATTCTGGAGCCGGTGGCTTCGGGATAGCGGGGATAGAGGAGGGACGATTCTGA
- a CDS encoding FAD-binding oxidoreductase has translation MKSETKLTGRVIFKGEPGYEEARLNWNPFTNTFPLVIVFAQNHNDVCNAIKWARENNVPIRARGGRHSLERNMATVKDGITIDVSEMTRIRLNSNKEIALVETGNDVGPVVKTLAQKGFMFPFGDSPSVGIAGLTLGGGIGPIQRTIGLASDNLVGVKMVDARGRTLKADYNSNPDLLWASRGGGGGNFGIATEYALKLHRAPAKATIYSITWPWEQMEEVVKVWQRWAPFVDDRLGAILEVFSKNIGLLQATGLFLGSKAELTNLLKPLLRTGTPTEVNIQTSSWPSVVDQWLVPDPIPSDMANKFSSSYGFQPFPDEAIKVMRRFLEEATGTESNFFFLNWGGEVSRISPKDTAFFWRDPKYYFEWSATWTNPSDARRNLALVERTREMLKPFSKGSYVNVPDFNIENYGHAYYGTNFDRLRKVKTKYDPMNVFHFPQSIPPAY, from the coding sequence TTGAAATCAGAAACAAAATTGACGGGCCGAGTGATTTTTAAAGGCGAGCCCGGGTATGAAGAGGCGCGACTAAATTGGAATCCGTTTACTAACACATTTCCTCTAGTGATTGTATTCGCGCAAAATCATAATGATGTGTGTAATGCAATAAAATGGGCACGAGAAAACAATGTTCCTATTCGTGCTCGAGGCGGGCGCCATTCCTTAGAAAGAAATATGGCTACTGTAAAAGATGGCATCACGATCGATGTCAGCGAGATGACTCGAATTCGACTAAATAGTAATAAGGAAATAGCTCTTGTAGAAACCGGGAACGATGTAGGTCCGGTTGTAAAGACTTTAGCCCAAAAAGGCTTTATGTTTCCTTTTGGGGATAGTCCGTCCGTCGGCATTGCCGGTCTTACACTGGGTGGTGGTATTGGACCAATCCAACGCACGATCGGTTTAGCTAGTGATAACCTTGTTGGAGTAAAAATGGTTGATGCCAGGGGTAGAACACTAAAAGCTGATTATAATAGTAATCCTGACCTCTTGTGGGCCTCGCGCGGCGGTGGTGGAGGAAATTTCGGAATCGCTACAGAATACGCGCTGAAATTGCATCGTGCACCTGCAAAGGCTACGATTTATAGTATTACATGGCCGTGGGAACAAATGGAAGAGGTAGTTAAAGTTTGGCAAAGGTGGGCTCCTTTTGTTGACGATAGATTAGGTGCTATATTGGAGGTTTTCAGTAAAAACATTGGGTTACTTCAAGCAACAGGACTGTTTCTAGGTTCAAAAGCGGAGTTAACCAATTTATTAAAACCATTATTAAGAACAGGTACGCCAACAGAGGTTAACATTCAAACTTCATCCTGGCCATCCGTCGTTGACCAATGGCTTGTGCCTGACCCAATTCCGTCGGACATGGCGAATAAATTTTCATCATCATATGGTTTTCAACCATTTCCAGATGAAGCAATTAAAGTCATGCGCCGTTTTCTTGAGGAAGCAACTGGAACCGAATCCAACTTCTTTTTTCTAAACTGGGGTGGTGAAGTAAGTAGAATTTCTCCAAAAGACACAGCATTCTTCTGGCGTGATCCAAAATATTATTTTGAGTGGAGTGCAACCTGGACAAACCCTTCAGATGCCCGAAGAAATCTTGCTTTAGTGGAAAGAACCCGCGAGATGTTAAAGCCGTTCTCCAAGGGGTCCTATGTCAACGTTCCGGATTTTAACATTGAAAACTATGGCCATGCTTATTATGGAACGAATTTTGACAGACTCCGGAAAGTAAAAACAAAATATGACCCGATGAACGTATTTCACTTTCCGCAAAGTATCCCTCCAGCCTATTAG
- the cudC gene encoding choline uptake/conversion transcriptional regulator CudC, with amino-acid sequence MSESTERPKVKIEEAKDKVIGAIAETMDLYGVTPAAANLYATMYFKDQMTLDEMRTELGMSKPSMSTSVRKLQEIEMVKKTFTRGSRKHTYVAEKNFFRSFMAFYCQMWEREVKMNLEAIEEAQEDFIDVIKDSTSTPEIVATAKKHYDQLEESKKYYHWLDDLVESIKSGKIFEFLPKDQQS; translated from the coding sequence ATGAGTGAATCTACTGAAAGACCCAAAGTGAAAATAGAAGAAGCCAAAGATAAAGTAATTGGCGCGATTGCGGAAACGATGGATTTATATGGGGTAACACCAGCTGCCGCTAATTTATACGCGACGATGTACTTTAAAGATCAAATGACACTTGATGAAATGCGCACGGAACTCGGTATGAGTAAACCAAGTATGAGTACGAGCGTTCGCAAGCTTCAAGAAATCGAAATGGTTAAAAAAACATTTACGCGAGGTTCTCGAAAACATACTTATGTAGCTGAGAAAAATTTCTTTCGTTCCTTTATGGCGTTCTATTGTCAAATGTGGGAACGCGAAGTGAAAATGAATTTGGAAGCAATTGAGGAAGCACAAGAAGATTTCATAGATGTAATTAAAGATTCCACCAGCACGCCAGAAATCGTGGCAACAGCAAAGAAACACTATGATCAATTAGAAGAATCTAAAAAATACTATCACTGGTTGGATGACTTAGTTGAAAGTATAAAAAGCGGAAAGATATTCGAATTCTTACCAAAAGATCAACAAAGCTAA
- a CDS encoding GDYXXLXY domain-containing protein, producing MNIKRIHTGYLLGLSLLISSIIYFFASNWQGIERVEKIGLAIGLMLLFFIVATILSRFQHSHRFLERWLWLTGTIAFGVSVALIGQTYNSHADSYLLYLIWLVPALVFGALTGYKAFYVLGFLLSQLAFYFYVFPSSYFPDWEPETALILVFIYLLFTHAWFFLSRSSWLRSNWIMFGSFCFIKYVFIASSFGYWEYSPIMAWLYVGYGLISVFLWKHREEKELFILTGISLGLFLFGKMLEGLGDALGDLLPFFLLVVVGFIVFLTIKYLPRLDRSEKGSETWKRMFKSSLLFVITVVSTVMLISAFSGIMFLTFSWDNALAFMFSSLFLLLLPGLALKEKIPFLSNILLLSGLSILALANLIDAFSNRFQTETVVVMLVSFGMIGVVLKLIANPWIGSYAYLLANGVLLLFLFKMEESLISLDSNEPLLLLVLIVGNGLIHILGRDGWFNRNALVYSIVPLFILTFFFEGQWLYWLLNSVFLLLSTLLVFYKPWQSNPFRYWIGLVLWYAFLFYKYYDIAWSLVHKSITLLVAGLLVLVITRTVSRKYTQTTDEEPTFVASRWKLIWLVVILMISFVTYNGVKNEVALQSGKEIRLALAPVDPRSMLQGDYVTLRYDISTLPGAVLPANKKIKVVLASTSDGSYEYGGYYKIEGDWNKPYEPSDDDIIVNGTTYSDHDVQYGIESYFISEGAGEVVEDKTMALIKVSENGNALLKELE from the coding sequence ATGAATATAAAGCGGATTCATACAGGCTATTTACTAGGCTTATCGCTGCTTATCAGTAGCATCATCTATTTCTTCGCATCGAATTGGCAAGGAATCGAGCGGGTGGAAAAGATCGGGCTTGCGATTGGACTGATGTTGTTGTTCTTTATTGTAGCGACAATCCTTAGTCGTTTTCAGCATTCACACCGATTTCTAGAAAGATGGCTCTGGCTGACTGGAACGATTGCGTTTGGAGTTAGCGTGGCGCTTATTGGTCAAACGTATAATTCACATGCCGATTCGTATCTCCTGTATCTGATCTGGCTGGTTCCAGCGCTCGTATTTGGTGCACTTACGGGGTATAAAGCGTTTTATGTCTTAGGTTTTTTATTAAGTCAGCTCGCTTTTTATTTCTATGTGTTTCCATCATCCTATTTTCCAGATTGGGAGCCAGAGACAGCCCTGATTCTAGTATTCATCTATTTACTATTCACTCATGCTTGGTTTTTTCTGTCGCGATCCTCATGGCTCCGATCTAATTGGATCATGTTCGGTAGCTTTTGTTTCATTAAATATGTCTTCATCGCTTCTAGTTTTGGCTATTGGGAATACAGTCCGATTATGGCATGGCTTTATGTCGGCTACGGATTGATCAGCGTATTTCTTTGGAAACATCGTGAAGAAAAAGAACTGTTTATCTTAACAGGAATTTCACTAGGATTATTCCTATTCGGTAAAATGTTAGAAGGGTTAGGCGATGCACTGGGTGACCTTTTGCCATTTTTCTTATTAGTCGTTGTCGGTTTCATTGTATTTCTGACCATTAAGTATCTTCCTAGATTGGATCGAAGTGAAAAGGGGTCGGAAACTTGGAAACGGATGTTCAAATCATCCTTACTTTTTGTGATAACGGTAGTTAGTACAGTGATGTTAATCTCGGCCTTTTCTGGCATCATGTTTCTTACCTTCAGCTGGGATAATGCTCTTGCATTTATGTTTTCATCTCTTTTTTTATTGTTACTACCAGGTCTCGCATTAAAAGAGAAAATTCCGTTTTTATCAAATATTCTCCTGCTGTCTGGGTTATCAATCTTAGCATTAGCTAACTTAATAGATGCCTTTTCCAATCGTTTTCAGACTGAAACGGTCGTTGTGATGCTCGTCTCTTTTGGTATGATTGGAGTCGTACTTAAACTCATTGCGAATCCCTGGATTGGTTCGTATGCCTATCTGCTCGCAAACGGAGTACTTCTTTTATTTCTCTTTAAAATGGAAGAATCACTTATTTCGTTGGATTCCAACGAACCGCTACTGTTGCTCGTTCTTATCGTTGGTAACGGATTGATTCATATTCTCGGACGTGATGGATGGTTCAATCGCAACGCGCTCGTTTATAGTATCGTGCCACTGTTTATCTTAACGTTCTTCTTTGAAGGACAGTGGTTATATTGGCTTTTAAATAGTGTGTTTCTTCTTCTATCCACGCTGCTTGTCTTTTACAAACCATGGCAGTCGAATCCATTTCGCTATTGGATAGGGCTCGTGTTATGGTATGCGTTTCTGTTCTACAAGTACTATGACATCGCATGGTCGCTCGTTCATAAATCGATCACGCTACTGGTAGCTGGTCTTCTTGTATTAGTCATTACGCGAACGGTATCACGAAAGTACACACAAACGACTGATGAAGAACCCACTTTCGTCGCAAGTAGATGGAAATTAATCTGGTTGGTTGTCATTCTGATGATTTCGTTCGTCACCTATAATGGCGTCAAAAATGAGGTAGCGCTTCAATCTGGGAAAGAGATTCGTCTTGCTCTTGCACCTGTTGATCCCCGCTCGATGTTACAAGGGGATTATGTGACGCTTCGCTACGATATTTCAACGTTGCCAGGTGCCGTTCTTCCAGCTAACAAGAAAATAAAAGTTGTTCTCGCTTCTACTTCGGATGGAAGTTATGAGTATGGAGGGTATTACAAAATCGAAGGTGATTGGAATAAACCATATGAACCTTCTGATGACGATATTATCGTGAATGGCACCACCTATTCTGATCATGATGTCCAATATGGTATAGAGAGTTACTTCATTTCGGAAGGAGCGGGGGAAGTTGTTGAGGATAAAACGATGGCACTAATTAAAGTCAGTGAAAATGGAAATGCCTTACTCAAAGAGTTAGAATAA
- a CDS encoding pyridoxamine 5'-phosphate oxidase family protein, giving the protein MTNQNSENQETIENIKDLIKDEKVAMLTTISSGGKLMSRPMQTQEVELDREEIWFITKKDTDKYDDIKFNPAVNLAYAGSSYVSISGTAELVQDNEKKNEYMNKIVEKLLNTSADDPDVVLVKVTPEIAEYWESGVNVKTVKEFVKKVTSSHSLEEGNDLKDTVHFKN; this is encoded by the coding sequence ATGACTAACCAAAATTCAGAAAATCAGGAAACTATTGAGAATATAAAAGATTTGATTAAAGATGAGAAGGTGGCCATGTTGACCACTATATCTTCAGGTGGCAAGCTAATGTCCCGTCCAATGCAAACGCAGGAAGTGGAATTGGATAGGGAAGAGATCTGGTTTATTACGAAAAAAGATACAGACAAATATGATGATATCAAGTTTAATCCTGCCGTAAACTTAGCATACGCAGGTTCATCTTATGTATCGATTAGCGGTACTGCTGAATTGGTTCAGGACAACGAGAAGAAGAATGAGTACATGAATAAGATTGTTGAAAAGCTACTAAATACTTCTGCTGATGATCCGGATGTTGTACTGGTTAAAGTGACCCCTGAAATCGCTGAATATTGGGAGTCGGGAGTAAATGTGAAGACGGTCAAAGAGTTTGTAAAAAAGGTGACAAGTAGTCATTCATTAGAAGAAGGCAATGATTTAAAAGATACAGTCCACTTTAAAAATTGA
- a CDS encoding glycine betaine ABC transporter substrate-binding protein: MIKGKKGLSFILAILMVAALTACGNSSQGKESEEKDKDIAIGQISWAENIAVTNMWKVILEDKGYNVKFNYLNMGSTMTALESGDLDASLEVWLPVQDANYLEEYQDTVNFSDETWFDEAKVGLVVPNYLEDINSVEDLNEHKELFNSKIVGFDPGAGTMEVTEQLIKDYNLDFELVPSSEAAMLAEIKKAVNDKEPIVAPLWSPHWVFSKYDLKFLEDPQNTFGGVEKIHHATRQGFEEDYPEVSKWFKNWKMNNQQISELIDYVESSEEPADGAEKWVEENQDLIDEWVN; encoded by the coding sequence ATGATTAAGGGGAAAAAGGGACTCAGTTTTATATTAGCCATTCTAATGGTTGCTGCACTGACTGCATGCGGAAATAGTAGCCAGGGTAAAGAATCTGAGGAAAAAGATAAAGATATAGCAATTGGTCAAATTAGCTGGGCTGAAAACATCGCCGTAACGAATATGTGGAAAGTCATCTTAGAAGATAAAGGGTATAATGTGAAGTTTAACTATCTGAATATGGGTTCTACGATGACGGCTTTAGAAAGCGGAGATCTCGATGCTAGTTTAGAAGTATGGTTACCTGTTCAAGATGCGAATTATTTGGAGGAATATCAAGATACGGTTAACTTCTCAGATGAGACTTGGTTTGACGAAGCAAAAGTAGGACTTGTTGTTCCAAACTATTTAGAAGACATTAATAGTGTGGAAGATTTAAATGAACATAAAGAACTGTTCAATAGCAAAATTGTTGGTTTTGACCCTGGCGCAGGTACAATGGAAGTTACCGAACAATTAATTAAAGATTATAATCTCGATTTTGAACTAGTACCTAGTTCTGAAGCCGCCATGTTAGCCGAAATAAAAAAAGCAGTAAACGATAAAGAACCTATCGTAGCACCACTTTGGAGCCCACACTGGGTATTCTCCAAATATGACTTGAAATTTCTTGAAGATCCACAAAATACATTCGGTGGTGTTGAAAAAATTCATCATGCAACAAGACAAGGTTTTGAAGAAGATTATCCAGAAGTAAGCAAGTGGTTCAAAAATTGGAAGATGAATAATCAACAAATCAGCGAGCTTATTGACTACGTAGAAAGTAGCGAAGAACCTGCTGATGGAGCTGAGAAATGGGTAGAAGAGAATCAAGATTTGATTGATGAATGGGTAAACTAA
- the argH gene encoding argininosuccinate lyase — MRKGDFELEDGACFPGKTYVDELLKPVFKDQRDYLFDAMFMIHRAHTTMLKEQKIITAGEAKKILDGVNKVAKMEKKLLNYVPEYEDFFFLVEAEVAKVIGDDLAGKMHIAKSRNDMGEAMYRIVIRDHMLDLLSNVRRLGQSLVTQAEDHLHTIMPAHTHTQPAQPTTFGHYLLAISDNLSRDVDRLWQAYQTVNRSPMGAAAITTTGFPISRERMVELLGFDDVMENSYDAIGTGDYLLETALTLVSLMTNMGRWIQELLRMASNEVGLLKVSDAYVQVSSIMPQKRNPVSLEHSRALASSAVGEGLSVIQMIHNTPYGDIVDTEDDLQPHLYNGFHKANRVTKLLTAVITTMKFNKERALEQAKTNMITITELADVLARDYDVPFRKAHQISSFVSKKASDAKKELYEVSLSEVNEWISGVQLSEKDWEHIVDPSKFIERRNITGGPNPQVVERMVRDREVRWEELGEKVEKYAAQIDSIKDDLIKL, encoded by the coding sequence ATGAGAAAGGGAGATTTTGAGCTAGAAGATGGCGCTTGTTTTCCCGGGAAAACCTACGTAGACGAACTGCTTAAACCGGTTTTCAAAGATCAGCGTGACTACTTATTTGATGCGATGTTTATGATTCATCGCGCGCATACAACGATGCTAAAAGAACAAAAAATTATTACCGCAGGGGAAGCAAAGAAGATATTGGACGGCGTAAATAAAGTGGCAAAGATGGAGAAGAAACTACTAAACTATGTGCCAGAATACGAAGATTTCTTTTTCCTTGTTGAGGCCGAAGTGGCGAAGGTAATTGGTGACGATTTAGCAGGCAAGATGCATATCGCGAAGAGTCGAAATGATATGGGTGAAGCGATGTATCGGATCGTAATTCGAGATCATATGCTCGATCTCTTGAGTAATGTAAGAAGGTTAGGCCAATCGCTTGTCACTCAGGCGGAAGACCATCTTCATACGATCATGCCCGCCCATACGCACACGCAGCCTGCGCAGCCAACAACCTTTGGTCACTATCTCCTAGCCATATCCGATAATCTATCAAGAGACGTGGACCGCTTGTGGCAAGCGTATCAAACAGTCAATCGTTCTCCGATGGGGGCGGCTGCTATTACAACCACTGGATTTCCGATCAGTCGAGAACGAATGGTTGAGCTACTAGGGTTTGATGATGTGATGGAAAATTCCTATGATGCGATTGGGACAGGAGACTATTTACTAGAAACAGCTTTAACATTAGTTAGTTTGATGACAAACATGGGCAGGTGGATTCAAGAGCTTCTCCGCATGGCTTCCAATGAAGTCGGCCTATTAAAAGTTTCTGATGCTTATGTCCAGGTGAGTAGCATTATGCCGCAGAAAAGAAATCCGGTATCATTGGAACATTCAAGAGCACTCGCTAGCAGCGCAGTTGGCGAAGGACTAAGCGTCATCCAAATGATTCACAACACGCCATATGGAGATATTGTGGATACAGAAGATGATTTGCAACCGCACCTTTATAACGGGTTTCATAAAGCCAATCGTGTTACAAAGCTCTTAACAGCTGTCATTACCACGATGAAATTTAACAAGGAACGCGCACTTGAACAAGCCAAAACAAATATGATTACGATTACTGAGTTAGCAGACGTCCTTGCTAGAGATTATGATGTGCCATTTCGAAAGGCTCACCAGATTTCGAGCTTCGTTAGTAAGAAAGCAAGTGATGCAAAGAAGGAATTATATGAAGTAAGCCTTTCTGAAGTAAATGAATGGATCAGTGGTGTCCAGCTTTCAGAAAAAGATTGGGAGCACATAGTTGACCCATCTAAATTTATTGAGAGAAGAAACATCACAGGTGGACCGAACCCACAAGTTGTTGAGCGGATGGTACGGGATCGTGAAGTGCGTTGGGAAGAGTTGGGTGAGAAGGTAGAAAAGTATGCTGCACAGATCGATTCCATTAAAGATGATTTAATAAAATTGTAA